The sequence ttttgtactgtatttttgatcaaatgtgtgcagaagagaattcttaaaaaaaataaaataaaatatatatatatatagaaagattCAAAACTTTTTATTGTAAGTAAATGACCAACAGATGGCGaaaaatgatacaaatattaTTTGTTCTATTACAGAAATCTGtcctatttattttatgtatgactgacaaaaAGGATTATTAGTTTGTTAAAAATGtgtagaaattaaatttttgagTAGCAATTCAAATGCATAAATTTGAGTACGTGTATTCTTCTACATATTCAAACTTGGTGGTTTGTGTTTAGTATGTATGAGACAGGAATCAATAGTGTTTGGTCTTGATGACCTCAAACCTCTActgttcatcaaaatatcttcttgtgtgTTCTGGAGGGGGAAAACTAGATTCGGAACAACATGGGGCTGAGAAAATAACAGAACTTTAATTCATGGTGGAATTGCCCATTAGTGAAAGCTTTGTAATTATTGAAGCACATATAAAAAGTCAGTTCCTACCttttattttaccattaaaaGACATCACAAATATGAACATCCAAAGCAGTCTCATATGTGATGCAAAAGCACCTTTTCCTTAAATCTCATGGATAAATTGTGAAACAAATGTAAATGGAGAACACAAGTGCAGTGAGCACTACCTTATAAAAAGATTCCCTAAAGCATCAAGCTACCAAGAGATTATcagatttataaatgtattatgtgGTTTTAACCTAAACCAGAGCTTTGTATAGAGTTTGTATATAGAGCAGTGCTATTGATGCCATTtccccatttttttatttttttattttttattcaggaCAATGTTTTTATTCTGGACTTGGAAGTTTTCATTTAGGGCTGTTGACACCTCCCTTTCCAAATCGGAGACATTTGTTTCTCTTTACGGCTGTTCTTATGCGTCTTTGTTTTATCCAAGTTATGTTGTTCTCGGGTCTGTCAACTGCTTGCGGTGATCCGGCTTCTTGCAGCTCACAGAATTTGGCAGTTGAGCCCTGAAAGAGCCCAAATCCTGGATAAAGAGGTTGAGTGAACCTGGTCTGGACTTTGTGAAGGAGGATCATGGTATCTGAGACACTGTAGAAGGACAGCTGTCCTGCCCGGTGGTCCAGATACACCCCGATCCGGGGGGACAGGGGTACACTGATCTCCGTCTCCTCGTTGTTGTGCACTAGTGCGTATCTGAATATGGAACAGTCCAGACTCCAGGAGTGTCTGTTGAACCCAAACCCACTGTCATCTCCTTGCCCGGTTCTGTTGATGTCTCTGTAGGACACTGCGAGGTCGACGCCGTACTGTCCGCTCCAGACCATCTCCCAGTAGCAGCGACCCATCAGACCTTCCTTGCTCAGCACCTGGGCCCACCACTCAAAGCGCTCCGGATGTTCTGGGTACGACTGGGGCTCAATACTGCAAGACACAGCCTTGTTCTGTTCTGTTAACCGAAGGTTCCTGTGGGCCGTGTTTGGGTCCAGACTCAAGGGAACCAGAACTGATGGGAAATGAGCAACAAGGTGAAAATACAAAACCCAAGCCCAGCTTTACCCCAAGACCAGTCTATGCCGACATACTTGGGTAAGTTATCATATCatacatgtttgatattttgagttTTTGAGTCAACAAGCTGCATGTTTCTGTGTGAATTTGTTGTGATCGGAACAACTTTAAAGTCTGGTATTTAAGTCGTTTAGTGTACGATAGACAGTTTTTCCTCTGTGATAATTACAAAGTCGGTaagtagtgtattccagccttaaatTTGAACAAAAAGGTAGAATGACTTACATTGTATAAAGTCCTCCCTTGTCCTGGGTTCTTGCGGCAGGAGACTCTTTTCTGAAGTCACTAAAGAGACATGAGATGTGACAGAACAGATTGGTTATTTGGGAATCTGAAGATTTTTACACAAGAGCACTACAGAACACCTTAGGCACGACCCTCTGGCTCACCAAATTTAGCCCCAACCAGAATCAAATACACCTGCCTGTAAATTTTTAAGAAATCATAAAAACCTTGattaaggttggagctaaactctttaGGATAATGGCCAGATTTGCCCATTACTTTCCTAAAGTGAAATGGAGATGGATTAGATGGGGAAAGGGAAAGGGAATGACTTTGAGGTCActcacaaaacatttgcatttcctTGAGAAAATATGCATGGATTTTTGTGAGGGAGTGCAAGTTTTTATTGCACAAGAATTGAAATTTAGGTTTTCCTCGCATCTAATATCAAGGGTCTTCAGGGGATTCTCAAGAGTAGGATTCCTCAAATCTTTCCCTGGAAGGACCAATGTGCTACAGATTTTAGCTCTGAGCAAGTCAAGAGTTTATCAGTGTTTGAGCTAAACTCTTCAAGGCAGTGGTCCTTTGggaccagatttgaggatccctgctttACAGGTACAGTAGGTAAAGATTCAATACTGAACTATAATTACATACTACTTTCAACCTCAGCCCACTTACCAGCAGTACATTAAGTTGGTCTAAAGATGCTAAAATCCACCAGTTCCTATGTCAGTGACAAAGTCTGGGAATCTGTGATTAACAGGTTTGTATATGTCAAGTGAAAAAGTAACTGAAACCGCCTCTCCTTGTTGCTTTTAGATGTATTGAAATTCTAACCACAAAGGTCTAGTTCTTGTAGGACATTAGTGAGTCAAACAGGTCTTATACTTTAGACTAAAACTGGTTTGAAGGCAATCACTTACGTGGCCCAAGTTTGTTCACCATCCATCACGTTTTACCTGCTGAGAATATCCTGGTTGTTTCCAGTCTCCAAATGTCCTTTATATGTGCTGTTAATGAGGTGAGGGACTTGATCACTTCTCCAAATGAAAACTGGGAGTTAGTTGTCAGGCTTTGGAAGTCATTAGAAGTCGGCCAGCGGGATTGGACCTCCTACAAGTTTTGAAGATAATCAGGAGAGGAAAGAAGGCTTTTAcagtacattacatttaaaataaaacaatttgtttcAAGAttgtaataatgcatttattcaaacagtGTCTTGTTGTGTTCCAGTTCTGGTGGTGCTTTTACCTGAAGGAAATAGATGTGATCATCAGTATGTGAAAGCTGCTCCACCTCGGACTGCTTTCTCTTCAACTTTGAGATCTCCTTTTCCAGACCTTCCAAATGTCCCTGAATCCGGTTCAACTCTGTGGTCATCTGACTCTGGACCAGCGTAATCATCTCTGTGTGGCTTCTCCGTATAAAGCTGAGCAGTTCGGAGAAGATCCTGTCACCTTCTTCCTCTGTGGCTCGACTCAGGTTCTGTTTGTGGAAATATGGGAAGTTGAGCCAATGCTTTTTTGTTCTTGGTTTGGGTGAAGTGTGTAACTTTTCTGCACAGTTAATGGCACCAAATTGAATGATAGTTTACAAACAACACCTTTACCATTTTCtgtcttcttcttcatcttcttgtTCATAGTTCAAGTCACTTTGGGAAGTAAACCAATGGCTTAATTATAGCTTATGCCTATTACTTGGAGAAAGGAGAAAGTGTTTCTAACATTATTTTACTTTTGAATTTGTCTTACCCTGAGTCTTCCTGATGCCTTTTGGATTTCCTTCAGCTCTGTCTCTCGATCCATAACCATCTGCTTGGACTTTTCCAGCTGCCTCTGGGAATCATTGAACATCATCATACAAGACATTCTTagtcttttacatttaaaattacagctGTGACTGAGAACTACTGCGGTTTCGCAAAGATGCTTGAGGCATTTTAGGTGTGTCATAACCTGTTGTGACATTTCTGGCAACTTAGGTATGTCTCTCTTATTGTCATAGCCATTTATTCTTTATATCTTTTGTTAGgaagggtttaaaaagactttattGAGCAACATCAGGCACAAGGAGCACATCAAgatccttgctatgtttctggatcATTGGCCTTGGCAATTACATGCTGTTTATCGGAGGGTCAGGGAACCCTCGAAATTCTGAAGaagaatgaaggtcttacgggtttggaacgacatgagggtgagtaattaacaaCATCATTTTTGGGTTTTGGGTCCTTTAAGGTTTTGTTCGGAAGAGTTTACAAAGTCTTATTTGAGTAACATCTACTCTGTAGTTGTGGAACCAAGTCCATACCAACAATCCCTCATCCAAATACCATTTGTTAACCAAACTGCCACTGGCTATTCTCAAACATATCCACACAACCAGTTGTTTatgcattgcatatttaaaactCAATTGGACTTAAACCGACCCTGCTTCTCTCTTACCTGTTTCTCCGCTCGTTCTGTAGCAGCCGAGACCATGTCATGATGTTTGTGGTTGGTGTCCAGCATGCAGAGGCAGCAGATACACTGGCGGTCAGTGCGGCAGTAAACCTCCAGGAGCTTGTGATGTTGGGGACACCTCTTTTTTTGGAGTTCTCCAGTGACGTCCACCAGTAAGTGTGCTTTCCCCACATTCAGTTCATTGTGCAACCTGAGATGAGTTTCACAGTAAGACGCCAAACACACCAGACACGTTTTGATGGCTTTCTCTTTCCTATCACTGCAAGAGTCACACTCCACGTTATCAGCCTGCTTCGTCTGAAGTCCTGTCCTCTCCAGTGCCTCAGCAACACAAGCTACAGATTTGTCTGGATCTGATACAGAAGAACTGGAGTCATCCAGATCTGCTTTAGGAGCATCGTATTCTTCTGGATCTGCAGCTGGAGACTTGGACTTTTTCAGATCTGCAGATGGAGCCCTGGTTTCGTCCAGATGTGCAGCTGGAGCCTCCGATTCTTCTGGATCTGTCTCATGTGAGGAATTCTGTTTACATCGAGGGCAGCTGGTTTCCTGCAGGTCCTGGAGGCAGACGGAGCACACGTGTGAGTCCTGTTCATCTGCCATTTGCATGGAGAACAAGGAGCTCGCTGTTAAAGGGACTCTACAAACAGTTTAGTTTCGTTTCTTTCTTTTCCTCGTGCGTGTTTGTGGGCGGGACTCTCTTATGTGTGTGTGGGCACAGATAAAGAGACAGAACTGAAGCTTGCTCTAATGTGAAACCTAAACCCAGAGAGACCAATGGTTGCTTGCCAAGATGCTGTTGctttttaaattagaaaaataataccAGAATAACCAGCTAGTTAAATGAATTCCAAAAGTGCACAGGAGAGACACTGTACCATAATGTCTCTCTTTATTTTGACAgccattattttgtatttgcatttagaataaaagtgagacattttccatttaaaacttttgtttttaaactgGTTTATTTTTGTCCTCAGTATTGATCTCTGTGTTAGATAAGGTTTATATATGTGGGCAGAGTCCAGGTGCCGTGCATTTGTCAAACAGAAACTTATGTAACTTGTCAAGAGGGACAATAAAACTGTAGGAAGAGCCATAATATGGGCTGTTTCataatttaacactttttgtttCATAAATTGTTCATATGTTCTGTTTAAAAAGTGGCATGGTTAATTCTTTAGTTCGTGTCAGTTCTCTGATCAACATCACtggaattattttaatgttttaaaatcaatGGTAATAAATCCAATGATGTTAATGAGTAATAAATGTTCTCCTTTTCCCATAAAGACCTTGTCTGATGGCTGACCTAGCAGATATGAtttataaatgctgatctttatGTAGTTAATATAGATGTGCATGCATAGGCTATTTAAAGCAGAAGTATACTGTCTTACAGAAGAATGTGCACTTTTTCCTCAACATCAAGACTTCAGTCCAAACTTAAAAGACATGTATGTTGTAGCCAGTCACAATTTCACTATTATTTTCGCTACTTCAACTAAACCTCTTCATTACCACTTCAGcgttttcacttcactttttcatttaattttaaattatccTGGAAGTTGGTTTAAACGGAGGTGCCATTTATGGATTTAAAGCTAACACTTAACATT is a genomic window of Carassius auratus strain Wakin chromosome 23, ASM336829v1, whole genome shotgun sequence containing:
- the ftr92 gene encoding tripartite motif-containing protein 16 isoform X2, whose product is MQMADEQDSHVCSVCLQDLQETSCPRCKQNSSHETDPEESEAPAAHLDETRAPSADLKKSKSPAADPEEYDAPKADLDDSSSSVSDPDKSVACVAEALERTGLQTKQADNVECDSCSDRKEKAIKTCLVCLASYCETHLRLHNELNVGKAHLLVDVTGELQKKRCPQHHKLLEVYCRTDRQCICCLCMLDTNHKHHDMVSAATERAEKQRQLEKSKQMVMDRETELKEIQKASGRLRNLSRATEEEGDRIFSELLSFIRRSHTEMITLVQSQMTTELNRIQGHLEGLEKEISKLKRKQSEVEQLSHTDDHIYFLQEVQSRWPTSNDFQSLTTNSQFSFGEVIKSLTSLTAHIKDIWRLETTRIFSAVTSEKSLLPQEPRTREDFIQFLVPLSLDPNTAHRNLRLTEQNKAVSCSIEPQSYPEHPERFEWWAQVLSKEGLMGRCYWEMVWSGQYGVDLAVSYRDINRTGQGDDSGFGFNRHSWSLDCSIFRYALVHNNEETEISVPLSPRIGVYLDHRAGQLSFYSVSDTMILLHKVQTRFTQPLYPGFGLFQDSRSLQVVDM
- the ftr92 gene encoding tripartite motif-containing protein 16 isoform X1, coding for MQMADEQDSHVCSVCLQDLQETSCPRCKQNSSHETDPEESEAPAAHLDETRAPSADLKKSKSPAADPEEYDAPKADLDDSSSSVSDPDKSVACVAEALERTGLQTKQADNVECDSCSDRKEKAIKTCLVCLASYCETHLRLHNELNVGKAHLLVDVTGELQKKRCPQHHKLLEVYCRTDRQCICCLCMLDTNHKHHDMVSAATERAEKQRQLEKSKQMVMDRETELKEIQKASGRLRNLSRATEEEGDRIFSELLSFIRRSHTEMITLVQSQMTTELNRIQGHLEGLEKEISKLKRKQSEVEQLSHTDDHIYFLQEVQSRWPTSNDFQSLTTNSQFSFGEVIKSLTSLTAHIKDIWRLETTRIFSAVTSEKSLLPQEPRTREDFIQFLVPLSLDPNTAHRNLRLTEQNKAVSCSIEPQSYPEHPERFEWWAQVLSKEGLMGRCYWEMVWSGQYGVDLAVSYRDINRTGQGDDSGFGFNRHSWSLDCSIFRYALVHNNEETEISVPLSPRIGVYLDHRAGQLSFYSVSDTMILLHKVQTRFTQPLYPGFGLFQGSTAKFCELQEAGSPQAVDRPENNITWIKQRRIRTAVKRNKCLRFGKGGVNSPK
- the ftr92 gene encoding tripartite motif-containing protein 29 isoform X3 — its product is MQMADEQDSHVCSVCLQDLQETSCPRCKQNSSHETDPEESEAPAAHLDETRAPSADLKKSKSPAADPEEYDAPKADLDDSSSSVSDPDKSVACVAEALERTGLQTKQADNVECDSCSDRKEKAIKTCLVCLASYCETHLRLHNELNVGKAHLLVDVTGELQKKRCPQHHKLLEVYCRTDRQCICCLCMLDTNHKHHDMVSAATERAEKQRQLEKSKQMVMDRETELKEIQKASGRLRNLSRATEEEGDRIFSELLSFIRRSHTEMITLVQSQMTTELNRIQGHLEGLEKEISKLKRKQSEVEQLSHTDDHIYFLQEVQSRWPTSNDFQSLTTNSQFSFGEVIKSLTSLTAHIKDIWRLETTRIFSAVTAERSSCHENPRQGRTFQYEVKSSGSLESGPKHGPL